Proteins from one Panicum virgatum strain AP13 chromosome 7K, P.virgatum_v5, whole genome shotgun sequence genomic window:
- the LOC120640885 gene encoding uncharacterized protein LOC120640885, with protein sequence MKDLVSCFSEHAVRISDVACSGAANAAACAPGPGGAAGGRAAASAAVSAVTTGYRSWLAASGKELLVEVTWSRAPDGPALSVAVHEASAAAAAPRHLHKKKGSGTFTAGSCVVGVFWDYAAARYAAVGAGPEPASGFYVAVVADAEFVLLLGDLSRGYVERLHGGIPVAGSRVARRRERFVGCGCWSTRARFLEAGAEHEIAVAVLDGDAEAWVAVDGRKVVQLRRPRWNFRGSHTIFVDGGAPVDMTWDLHGWLFHAGAEPPHASSSSAAASCAVFTFQARGASETRLWTEDDDGSAGEELEKPASGRRHKPGGGGASGQGFCLLIQGFRGFSKST encoded by the coding sequence ATGAAGGACCTAGTGTCGTGCTTCAGCGAGCACGCCGTGCGGATCTCCGACGTCGcctgctccggcgccgccaATGCGGCGGCCTGCGCCCCGGGCCCCGGCGGGGCAGCTggaggcagggcggcggcgtcggcggccgtcAGCGCGGTCACCACCGGGTACCGGTCTTGGCTCGCCGCGTCCGGGAAGGAGCTGCTCGTCGAGGTCACGTGGTCGCGGGCGCCCGACGGGCCCGCGCTCTCCGTCGCCGTCCAcgaggcctccgccgccgccgccgcgccgcgacaCCTGCACAAGAAGAAGGGGAGCGGGACGTTCACGGCGGGCAGCTGCGTGGTGGGCGTCTTCTGGGACTACGCCGCGGCGCGGTACGCCGCCGTAGGCGCCGGGCCCGAGCCGGCCTCCGGGTTCTACGTCGCCGTCGTGGCGGACGCCGAGTTCGTGCTGCTGCTGGGCGACCTCAGCCGCGGGTACGTCGAGCGGCTGCACGGCGGGATACCGGTCGCGGGCTCCCGGGTGGCGCGCCGCCGGGAGCGGTTCGTCGGGTGCGGGTGCTGGTCCACGAGGGCCCGGTTCCTGGAGGCCGGCGCGGAGCACGAGATCGCCGTCGCGGTGCTGGACGGCGACGCCGAGGCCTGGGTCGCCGTGGACGGCCGCAAGGTGGTgcagctccgccggccgcgGTGGAACTTCCGCGGCAGCCACACCATCttcgtcgacggcggcgcgccggtgGACATGACGTGGGACCTGCACGGCTGGCTGTtccacgccggcgccgagccgccccacgcgtcctcctcctccgccgccgcctcctgcgccGTGTTCACGTTCCAGGCGCGCGGCGCGTCGGAGACAAGGCTGTGGacggaggacgacgacggcagcgccGGCGAGGAGCTGGAGAAGCCGGCGAGCGGCCGGCGACACAAGCCCGGAGGCGGAGGGGCATCGGGGCAGGGGTTCTGCCTGCTGATCCAAGGCTTCAGGGGCTTTTCCAAGAGCACTTAA